CGCGCGCCGGAGGTGCAGGCGGTGGACACCGTGTAGGCCGGTCCCGCCACGCCCAGCCAATCGGCCAGGAAGGACGCCGGCGAGGCCAGGGCCTGGCGGCGGTAATCGTAATCGGCCGGCCACGCGCCGTCCTGTTCCAGCACGCGATAGGCATGCACGTTCTCGTTCACGCCGGAGGTGCTCGTGCCGAGCACGATGCCGACACGCAGCCGCCCATAGCCTTCGACGGCCGCGCGCAAGGCGCTTTCGATCTGCAATGCCGCGTCCAGCAGCAAGCGGTTGTTGCGGCTGTCGTAGTGCCGCGGCATCCCGGCCGGCAAGGCGGGTAGCTCGGCCTGCGCGACGCCCAGCACGATGCGCCGGCCCTGGACCCAGCCTTCGCGGGCCTGCATGCCCGCCGTGTCCGCGCGCAGCGCCGCCGCCGCGACGGCATCGATGCCGCGGCCCAGCGCGCAGACGATACCGGGCGTGCCCAGCCACGCGGTCATGGCGACTCCTTCAGCGGTTCGACACGCCAGGTCGTGCCGCCGCCCGTCGCGATGGCGAAGGTGTCCGCGGGGGCGCCGGGCTGCCAGAGGACGCGCCAGCGCACATTGCAATCCTGGTTCATCACGCGCTCGCGTCCGCCGTTCGCGGTGGCGCCCTGGTACCAATCCTTGCCGGCATACGCCGAAGACAGGGACGGCGCGGGTGTCCAGGCGAACAGGATGGCGGAGAACATGTCGCTGGCCTGGGCGTTCGGCCGCATGAATCCGTCGTTGCGCCATTTGCCGTCCTGCAGGATCTGCCGCGCCATGGGCATCCCCAGCGGATCGAACATCGACCAGCGCGTGGCATCGGGTCCTTCGGACTGTACGACGAGCAGCGCGTCCTGCCTTGGCTGGCCGGGAGCCTGCAGGCTGACGTGGACACGTCGCGGCAGCCCCAGGTCCGCCTGGGCGACGGGTGTCGGCGGTACGCCCGCGCAACCGCCCAGCCACAGCGCACCCAGAAGGGGAAGAGCGGCAAGCAGGCGGCGGATGGGCGAGGAAGGATGCGTCATGGGAAGGCGGAAAGGCAAAACGGGTTGGGTCGGGGCGTGGTGTCGGACTCAGGCCGTGGGTTCCAGGCTATGCGCGGCGCCGCCGGCGGACGGACCGGACATGGCGCAGATTTCAGCCAGGGTGCGCAAACGGCGGGCGTGTTCGGCGACGAAGGGGTTTTTCCTGTCCCAGGCATAGCCGGCCAGGATGGAGGAAATCATGCGCCGGATGTCCGGCTGCGCGCGCTCGTAGAAGACGACATCGCGGAAGGCCCCGGTATACCAGCCTTCGACATAGGTGCGGAAGGTTTCGACGCCGGCCATCAGGGGTTCGGCGAATTCGCGCTGCCAGTCCACCGTGGCGCCGCCCAACTGGCGGTGCAGGGCGTCGGCGGCGAGCTTGGACGAGTGCAGGGCGATGGTCACGCCCGACGAAAACACCGGATCCAGGAATTCCGCCGCGTTGCCCAGCAAGGCAAAGCCCGGGCCGTGCAGTGTGGTGACGCTGGCCGAATAGCCGCCTATCGCATTCGCCGGCGTATCCCAGACGGCACGCGCCAGCAAGCGCTTCAGGTTGGGCGCGCCCTCGACCAGTTCACGCAGCCGGGCCATGTGGTCCGGCGTATCGCCGATCAGGTCGTCGCCGCCCACCACGCCCAGGGAGCAGCGCCCGCCGGAAAACGGAATGGTCCAGAACCACACGCCGGGATGATCCGGATGCACGCTGATCAGGATCTTCCCGCGGTCGAAGCCAGGGTCGTCGATACGGTCCTCGATATGCGTGAACAGGGCCTTGCGCGGCGGCAGGCCGCTGGGCCGTTCGAGATCCAGCAGCCGCGCCAGGACCCGGCCGTAGCCGCTGGCGTCCAGTACGAACCGTGCGGCGATCTTGCGCACCGGCGCATCCTGCGCGCCGGCGGCGCGCACCGACAGCAGGGGCTGGTCGCCGGAAAAATCCGCCGCCACCACTTCCTGCTCGTAGCGTACTTCCGCGCCCTGGCGCGCGGCTTCGTCCGCCAGGATCTGGTCGAAGCGCGAGCGCAGCACCTGGAAGGTCGTGCCCGGCCCGGGCGAGAACTTGTCGCGGAAATCGAATGCCGTGTAGCGTTCGCCCCAGGCGAAGGCCGCGCCGTTCTTTTCCTGGAAACCCGCCGCCTGCACGGCCGGCAGCATGCCGGCCTCTTCGATGAATTCGATGCAATGCGCCAGCAGGCTTTCACCGATGGAGAAGCGCGGGAAGCGCTGCCGCTCCAATACCAGGACATCGTGGCCGTGCCGGCGCAGCAGGCCGGCGGCGACCGCGCCGGCGGGGCCGGCGCCGATGATGACGACTTCGTGCTTCTCCACGTTGTTATGCCTTTTTGATGTGGTTAGCGGAAACGGCCGGCATGGCGTCGCCGGCAGGACGGACCCACGGCGCCCACAGCACGCAGAACGCCACGCCGATGCCGACGGACATGCCGAAGTTGGAGATGGCCGGCGTGCTGCTGAAGGCCAGCAATCCGAAGGAAAGGACGGTCGTGGCGGCGGCCAGTACGATGCCGACGAAGCTGGCCGCGGCGCCGGCCACGCGTTCGTACATGACGATGGCGTAGTCCAGCCCGATGGCCGATACCAGCAGCAGGCCGAACAGGCTGAAGAGCGTCAGAGGCTGTCCGAGCAGGCCCAGGGTGGCCAGCGTGCATGCCGTCGCGGTCAGCGGCACGGCCAGCAGGCGCCAGGTCGCCGAGCGGCCCAGGGTCAGCCACAGCAGCGCGCCGGCCGCCACGTACGACAGCAGCTTCAATTCGGCGGCGCGGATGCGGGTCTGCGTGAACGTTTCGTTCAACTGTCCGCTGCGGTCGACGAAGGATACGCCCTCCAGCCCTTGCGCCGCGGCCTGGGCCGCCGCCGGGTCATGCAGGCCCTGCAACACCACCATCGCGGCTACCTGCCCATGATCCTGTCCCAGCCACAGCATGCGCCGGCTTTGCCCCAGCGGACCCTGCAGCACCTTGTCCACGGTGACGGGTTCCTGCGCCGCCAGGGCGTCGACCTGCTGGATGACGGCCTGGGCGGGGATGCCGACCGCTTCGAAAGACGGCACCAGGCGGGCGCGCCAGTTGGGATCGCGCAGGGCGTCCAGCAGGGCCCGCTGCGCGCCCTCGGGCGCGACCAGCTGGTTCAGGGAAAGGTAGCTGTCCAGCGCCTTGGCCTTGACCAGGGCGTCCAGGCGAGTGTCCAGCGCGTTCTGGCGTTCCCATAACGCGTTGGTATCGGCGGCGCGCACCAGGTAGTACTGGCTGGTGGGCTGGATACCGGTGATGCGGCCGATCTGCTGCGCCTGTTGCAGCAGCGGGGCGGGCAGCGCCAGCCATTGGCGCAAATCGTCCTGCACGCGCAGGTGCGAGATGCCGGCGATCGACACCAGCGCGATGCCGGCCGCCAGCCAGGGCAGCGTGGGCCGCCGGCCGCTCCACAGCGCCAGCCGGCGCAGCAGGGCCTGCGCCAGCGACAGCAGCGGCGTGAAAGGCCGCGGCTGCCAGCCGCGCAGCCAGTTCGGCAGTTCGCACACTGTGCAGGCATAGGCGCCGAACAGGCCCGCGGCGGAAAAGACGGCCGTCTGGGTTAGCGCCGGGAAGGGCGTGAAGACCAGCGCCAGATAACCGACCATCGTCACCGCGAGGCTGATAGTCAATCCCGGCAGCACGCGATGCAGGGCGGGCCATGCCTGCCAATCGGGCATGCCGTACCGCTTGGCCAGCAGGTGCATCGGGAAATCGATGGCGATGCCGATCAGGCTGGCGCCGACCACCAGCGTCAGGATATGGATGGTGCCGAACAGCGCGACGCAAGCCACCGCGCCGCACAGCAGGCCGACGGCCACCGGCACGAAGGCCAGCAGCGAACGCCAGCCGCGCATGGTCAGCAGCAGCAGCGCGATAATGCCCAGTACGGCCATGGCGCTGATCCAGGTGCTTTCACCCGCGGCGCGCGCGCGGCCCTCCGCCGCGTACAGCGGCCCGCCGGCCACCAGCATGCGGCCGCCATCCTTGACGACCGAGGCCCGCGTTTCGTCGACCAGGCGCGCCACCTGGCCGGGCGATGCGCCGTCGAAGGCGTCGCCGCTGGTCTGCGCGCGCACCAGTACCCAGTCCCTGGTGCCGTCATGGGCGATGAGCGTACCGCTGACCAGGTCCAGCTGCACCGCGCCTGGCGTGCGCAGCGCGCGTTCCGCGGCATGCGACAGACCGAGCAGATCATCGTCGGCGGGCACCAGGCCGGTCGACGAAAACGGATTGGCCAGCTCGCGCACCCGCCGCGCGGCATAGGAGGCCGGATCGCGGATCAGCGTGTCGCGGGCGCGCGGTGGCAGCAGGGCCAGGGGCTGGGAGAGCAATTGCTTGCGCACGCCATCGACGTCGACATCGACGTCCACCTGAACGTCGGCGAACAGGCCGCTGTGCCGCCATGCATGGCCCATCCCGCGCGCCAGCTCGACGGCGCGTTCGCGATCGTCGGCACTGACCAGGGCGATCACCTGGCGTTGCAGGGGTTCCTGTATGCGGTCGTCCGCGCGCTGGCGCAGCGCGTCGCCCTGCGCGACGGGAACCAGGTCCAGCAGACTGGACGACACCGGCCAGCCGTGACGGCATTCCCACAGCCCCAGGCAGATCACCAGGGCCAGCGCGATGCGGAACAGGACGGTCAGGCGCCGTTCCCGCGCCATGCGGCGGTCAGGACTCGAAATCACGGCGCTCATCATCGTTCAGCTTGGTGTCGGCTCGCGTGTTCTTCATTTCCATGACGGTCTTGTCGCCCTGGGTCTCCCGCAATTCGATGCGCTGGACCAGTTTGCCGCCGGAAATGCGGATATCGGTGAAGATCTGCTTGAGCAGCGCCGCCTTGGGCGTCATGACCAGTTGCCAGTCGCCGGCCGAGCCGCTCAGCGAAATATCGAAGTTGTCCTGCAGCGAGCGCGTATCGCCGCTCAGCACCGTCAGGAACATGCGGGTCTCGCGACCGGCGCCCACGGCTTGCGGCAAGGCCTGCCATTTGCCGCCGTCGTCGCGCCGGAAGATGGCGCTGGAGGTCAGCAGCAGGTCCTGGTGCAGCGGTGCGCGCAGCTCCCACAGCAAGCCGTCCTGCGCGGACAGGGTGAACAGCCCGGTGCTCGTCAAGGGCTGCGGCAGCGAGCGCAGGAACTTCTGTTGGACGAACTGCCCGCGCACCACGGGCGCTTCGCGCAATTGGGCCTGCAGATCGTTCAGGTCGAAGGCCCACGCCGGCGCGGCGCTCGCGGCCAGCAGCACGGCGGCGGCGATGCGGCGGATCCATCCCTGGCGCCGCGCGGTCATGCCAGCACCTTGCGCACGGCGTCCAGCAGCGCGGGCGGCGACACCAGCTGCATCTCGCGGTTGTCCATGCGCACGGCCACCTGCACGGAGCTGCCCCGGGTCAGGCGCGTGCCGCTGCCGGCATCGGTAATCAGATAATGGATTTTCAAGCGATTCTCCCACTCCACCAGTTCGGCGCGCACGATCACGCGCTGGCCGAATACGGCGGGGTTCATATAGCGTAATTGCAGGTCGATGACGGGCCATGCATAGCCGGAGGCGAACATGGCGTCATACCCGTAGCCGAGCGCGTCCAGCAGTTCGCAGCGCGCCTGTTCCAGGTACTTCACGTAGTGGCCGTGCCACACCACGTTCATCGAGTCCACATCGAAGAAGGGGACCGTCACGGCGGTTTCGACGGCGAATACACCGCGTTTACGCATGACGGCTCCAGAACGGATAGAAATTGAACCACTGCTGCGGCGCATCGCGGCATTCCCGCGCCAGGCGGTCGGCATAGCGCTGCGCCCACTGGCGCACGCCTTCCTCGCGCCGCCCGCGCGGCAGCTCGACGCGATCGGCCAGGCGTTCCAGCGCGATGCGGTAGCGGCCGTCGATCTTGGTGCAGAACAGCACGTTGGCCGGACATTTAAGCAGGGCCGCCAGCAGCCAGGGCCCTTGCGGGAAGGCAGCCGGCGCGCCCAGGAAATCGACGTCGACGACGCGCCCGCCACGCACCGGCACGCGGTCGCCCGCGATGGCCAGCCATTCGCCGCGCTCGATGCGGTCGTTCAATTGCAGCATGATGGCGGCATCGAGTTCGGTGACCTGGATCAGGCGCAAGCGGCTGGCGCCGGCCTGGGCCAGGAGCTGGTTGAAAGCCTCGGCGTGGCGCGTATGCACCAGCACATTCAGCGTCAATTGGCCGCCGCGCTCCACCAGCGCGCGGCAGACTTCCAGATTGCCCAGGTGCGAGCCCACCAGGATCTGCCCCCGGCCCGCGCGCATCTGCGCGTGCAGGTCGTGCGGGTCTTGAATGACGACGTCGCGGGCCGTCAGGCGACCCTGCCATACATCGAGCTTGTCCAGGATGGCGTCCGCGAAGGCGCGGAACTGGCCGTAGACCGGGCGCCGCGCCGGCAGCGCGTGCGCGGCCCCGGCGTGGCGCAGGCGCTGCTGGTATTCGGCGATACTGCGGCGCGCGCGCGGGCTGAAGCAATAGAAATAGAACACGATCATCGCCACCACCGGGCGCATGGCGCCGCGGCCGAACACGCGCGCCGCCCGCGCCGTCAGGCGCATCAGAAAGGGGGCGCCGCGTTCGCGCTGGGCGGCCCAATGGCGGGTTGGCGGGGGATGCGTCATGCTGGGGTCTTTTGCTTTCTGAACTTGCGGGCGATCAGGCCGGGCGCGCGCGGCAGCATGCCGAAAAAGAGACGCGCATGCATGGCGCTGATACGCGCATTGTCGCGCAGGCCCTGGAAGTGCGACACGCCGCCGGCCGGGTAGATGACCCGCGTCGGGCACCATATCATGGGCACGCCGCGCCAATGCAGCAGGACCAGCACGGCGATATCGAAATCCATGCGATCGCCGGGATCCCGGCGTTCCAGCAGGGCCAGGACGGGTGCCAGCGGGTACACGCGAAAGCCGCACATCGCATCCGGGATATCCGTGGATAGCGTGTTGATCCACACCCACAGGCGCGTCAGCCAGCGCCCGTACAGCCGGCTGCGCGGTGCGTCCGCGCCATAGGCCGGCGCACCGCCCACCAGTGCGGCGGGATGCGCGCGGGAAGCTCGTGCCATCCCGGGTATGTCGTCCAGCGCATGCTGGCCATCGGCATCGATCTGTAATGCATGCGTATAGCCCAGGCCGGCGGCGTGGCGCAGGCCGTCCTGCACGGCGCGGCCCTTGCCGCCGTTGCGCGGCCGGCGCACCAGCGTGGCGCGGCCCGCTGCCGCCAGGGCATCCAGGCGTTCGGCGCACGGCTGCGCCGATCCGTCATCCACCAGGATGCAAGGGATGCCATGGGCGAGTACGCGTTCGACCACGTCGCCGACCGTGTCGCCGTGGTTGTAGACGGGGATGACGGCGCAGAGCCGGTGCGTCGTCATGATGCGGCCCCCGCCGCGGCGGCCGCGGCCAGGATGCGGCCGGACGAGCAGGGCTGGCCGTCGGAGCGGTACTCGAAATACAGCTTGGCCCGCGCGGGATGCCAGGTCAGCGTCAGGTCCAGCGTGTCGCCGGGCCGTGTCAGCCGCTGGAATTTCAGGGCTTCCATGCCGTGAAAGCCGAGGGCGGCGTCCAGGTGGCGGCGCGCGAGATCCATGGCCCATTCGATCTGCGCCACACCCGGCACGACCGGCATGCCGGCGAAATGGCCGTTGAAATGCGCCAGATCCAGGGGGACTTCCATGCCCAAGCGCAATTCGCGCACGCCATCGGCGGATTCGGTCGCCGAGCGCAATTGCGCGACCGGCGCGCGGGGCCGCGTCGCCGCCGCCGCGAAGCTGTCCTGCGGCAGCTTGCCCTGGGCGTTCCAGGGCAGCTCGCGCATCAGACGCCAGTGGCGCGGCACGCCCAGCGGTTCAACCGTGGCCGCCATATGGGCGCGCAACGCGTCGATGACGGCCTTGCGGCCCTGGTTGCGCAGCGCGTGGATGCCGGACGGCGCCAGTGCCACCAGCGCGGTCAGGCGCGGCGTGCCGGCCATTCCCAGGCGCGCTTCGCGGACATGGGGGTGCTCCATCAAGCGCTCTTCCAGCCCGGGCAGCGCGATGCGCTTTTCCTCGAGCTTGACGATGCGGTCCAATCGTCCTTGCAGGCGGAAACCCGGGCCATCCAGCGTCGCGGCGTCGGCCGTCTGGAAGCGGTCGCCGCTTTCCAGCCACGCGGACCGCACCCACAGCGCGCCATCCTGCACGCCGGCAGCAGCGCCCGGCAGGGGCGTCCAGGCACCGTCGCCGCGTCGCCATGCGACGGCGCCGGTTTCCGAGCTGCCGTAGATTTCCGTCGGGCGGCAGCCGAGCCGGCTGTCCAGCAGATCCGACACCGTGCCGGGCAGCGGGCCGCCCGCGGAAAAAATCTGCGCGATGCCACCGGCCAGCGCATCCCAGTCCAACTGCGTGCCCAGGCGCTTGAGCAGTGCCGGGCTGGCGATCCATGCGAAAGTCCCGTGCGGCAGGCTGGCCTGCTGCAAGGCTTCGGGAAAGGCAAGCTGTCGACGGCCGATCGCGCGGCCCGAAGCCAGCGGCCACAGCACGCGAAAAGGCAGGCCGTACATGTGTTGCGGGCTGACGCTGCCCAGCACGCAGGCGGGCGCCGCCGACCACGCCCACACGCTTTCGAGGGCGGTGATTTCGGCGATGAGCTGCGTCCACTGCTTGCGGATGCGCTTGGGCTGTCCGCTGGAGCCGGACGTGCACAGCACGACGCCGCCGTCGCGCGGGTCCAGCATGCATGGCGCCAGCGGGGGCGCGCTGCCGGCCAGGCCGGCCAGGGTATGGTGGCGGCCGGGCGGGACGGGAAGGGCCGGCTGGTCGCTCAGCCAGAGGCCCACGTCGCGGTCGATCGCAGCGCAGGAAGCCGGCCGCGCATCGCCGGCAAGGACGGCGACGATGCCGGCGCGCCAGCAGGCGAACAGCGCCACCGCCAGCAGGGCCGCGTCCTCGAACCACAGGCCGGCATGGCGCACGCCGCGCGCGCGCAGCGCCCCGGCGGCCGACAGCGCATCGCGCACGAAATCGTCGTGAGACATCATGGGATCGTGCGCGTAGCGCACGTCAGGGCGTTCGCCCGCCAGCAGTCCGGCAAGGTCCATCCAGGCCATGGCGCGCCCTTTCAACCGCCGTCGCGCGCCATCGCGCGTTCACCGACGCCGGATGCCGGGCCCGCGCGCTGCGCGTGTCCGGCGGATGCGTGTGCTTCCCCGGCCGGTTTGCCGGGCGACGGACGCACCAGCCATTCCCCGGCCATCAATGCGCCGATCAGGACGTAGCTGATGACGCCGTTGTACAGCGTCCACCAATGCCAGGGCGCCCACAGCGATAGCGCCGCGGACACCAGTCCATTGATCGCGAAAAAAACCGCCCAGACTTGCGTGACCCGGCGGGTATACGCGACCGCGCGCGGCGGCAGGTCGGGATGGCGCAGCCGCGCGAAACGTTCGACGATGGGCATGCCGCGCCACAGGCTGGACGCGAATACCGCCAGCATCGCACCGTTGACCAGCACCGGATAGCCGCGCAGCCAGCGCGCGTCATCCGACCATGCGATAAAGGCGCAGAACGCCACCACGATCGCCGGCAGCATCCATCCTCCCGCCGCCCGCTTCCTGTCGACCAGCGCGCGCGCCAGCCACAATCCCGCCAGCGGCAGCAGTATCCATCGTGCCGTGCCGTTTTCCAGGCTTGCATGCGCCACGAAGGGATAGGCCATACCGGCCAGCAGCAGGGCGATCGCGAGGACGGCCCGCGTCATGCGGCCGATTCCCGCTGCTGCAGTTGCTGTTGTTGTTCCCACACGGCATCGACCACGTCCTGCACCGTGCGCACCGTGCGGAAGTTTTCCGCCGCCAGTTTGTATCCGGTTTCGCGCTTGATGTGATCGAGCAGGTCGATGGCGTCGATGCTGTCGATCTCCAGGTCGGTGTAAAGGTGCGCGGCGGGTACGACGCGATCCGCCGGAATCTCGAACAATTCCACCAGGGCTTCGCGCAGGACGCTGAAGATGTCTTCCCGGGTTTGCATAACACTAGCTCCAGTTGCTCAGGCGACCCGCTGGGCGGATACAAATTTGCTCAGATTGGTGACGGTGGCGAAGTGGTCGCGCATATTACGCGTTTCGGGATCGATGGCGATGCCGTAGCGCTTCTGCAAGGCAAGACCGAGTTCCAGCGCATCGACGGAGTCCAGCCCCAGCCCGTCGCCGAAAAGGTCCGCATCGCTGGCGATATCTTCGGGCGCGATGTCCTCCAGGCCTAGCGCATCGATGATGAGTTGCTTGATTTCACTTTCCAACTGTTCCATCCAGCCCTAGCTCCATTCTGAAATAGTGATGTAGATGATCGTTCATGCGCCGGCCGGCGATGGGCGCGGGATGCCGCTCGGTCCATTGGCGGGGATCGATGTCGTCGCCCACCTCGAAGACGTAATGCATGCGGCGATGGGGGATGCGGTACCAGGGTTCGCCTTTGGTAAGGCTGCGCGTATTCATGGTGATGACCACCGGCGTGACGACCCGCGCGCCCCGGACGGCGATGGCGCAGGCGCCGCGATGGAACCGCGGCGGCGCATCGACCGGCGTGCGCGTGCCTTCGGGGAAGACGATCAGCGTCTGGCCTTCGCGCAGGACCTGGGCTGCGCGTTCCAGCATGTCCAGGCTTTCGTCGTTGGTGATGTAGCCGGCATTCCGGATGGGGCCGGCGGTGAAGGGGTTCTTCACCAGGCTGTGCTTGACCACGCAGTTCGCATCGCGCACATGCGCGATCAGGAAGACCACGTCCAGCAGGGAAGGGTGGTTGGCCACGATCATCTGGTGCGGCCGCCCCAGTCGTTCGACGCCGCGGAACTCGTAGGTCAGGATGCCCATGCGGACCATCAGCCGCACGAAGCGGTAGAACGTCCAGTTGATGACGGCACGCGATCGGCGGCGGCGTTGCGTCGGATTCATCAGCCACAGGCGCTGCGCGGGAAAGACGACCAGCCGCAGGAAGAGGCCGCCCATGCCGAAGAGGGCGAATGCCACGGCCGTGGCGATCAGGCGCAATAACCACGCATCCTGGCGGTCGGCGCGGGCGGATACGGTGTTCATGATGCGCGCCGCCATTGCCAGTGCGCCGCGCGGGCGGGATGTCGCCACTGCGGCGTGCCCAGCACCAGGTGACGCAACAGGTTTAGCGGATGGGGCCAGCGCCGCGGGACGTCCGGCGCCGCGACGGCATCGCCGGCGTTATCGGCCGGGCTGGGGGCCGCGCCTGTGTCGCCGGCATCCTCGCGCAGGGACAGTTCGAACGCATCGCCGCGGGTAAGCCTGAGCGCCAGCGCGTAGGAAAACGGGACGTCGTCGATCCACCGCCGATAGGCCGCGGGCGGCGTTTCTTCAGCCAGAATCACCAGGGCGTCGCTGTGCCCCGCGTCCAGCAGCAGGCAGGCTTCCGCGATCGCGCTTTCCAGCCCGTCGCCGGTTGCCGATAGCGCGACGGACTCGACGGTTTCCTTGCGCAGGATCGACCACATGCCGGCCGTTGCATTGTGCACGGACAGGCTGAAGGATGTCGGTGACAGCGCCTCGTCGCGCGCCAGGCATTGCAGCAGCTCGAAGCTGCGCGAGGTCTCGCCATGGTGCGAGGCATAGACGACCGGCATGGCGGGGCGGCTATCCGCCAGCGGCCAGGCACAGGCGACGGCCATCCGCGCCAGCGGGCTGAGCCGGCGGCGTTGCAGCGGGGGCAGGAAGCCGACGTCGGGGGACGCGGCGGCGGCGACGGCGGGGCAGTATGGTCCGCGTGCCCATGTTTCCCAGGCGGGAAGGTCCTCCAAGCCCGGCGCCCAGGCGCGCCATGCGGATATTTCAAAGTTGAACATGCGCGAAAGTGTACCGGTCCACCGCAGCCGATAGGGGGTTTGTTGTTATTGTTTCGCACCCGGATCGCGGCCGGAGCTGGTCCGGATCCAACTTTTTTTCAGCGGGTTGTAAGAATGCGCCCAGGGATTCAATGATGACCGCCGCCTTGACGCTGTGGTGGGGCGGCCCTGAACTGGCCGATCGGTATCGCGCCGACATGTTGCATGCGGCCGACAGGGCGCGCGCCGGCCACGCCCGTTCGCCGCGGGCCGAGCAGGATTGGCGGGTCAGCCGGGCATTGTTGCAGCAGGTGCGGTCGGACTGGCCGGCGGACGCCAGCCCCGCGCTATCCCTCAGTCATTCCCGCGGTTATGCGGTCGTCGGCACGGCGCCGTCCGGCTGGCATCTCGGCGTGGACCTGGAGGCCATCCGCCCGCGCGATACCGACGGCGTGGCGCAATGGTGCTGTACCGAAGAAGAACGCGCGGCGCTGGCGGCGTGCGGCAGCGCCGCCGCGCGCCTGCGCGCCTTTTACCAGCTGTGGACCTTGAAGGAATCCTTCATCAAGGCCGCGAACCTGGATTTCCCGGCGGATATGCGGTCGATAGGCTTGGCGCCGGGGCAGTCGTCTTCCGGCTTGCCGTGTGCCAGCTCGCCTTGGCAAGGCTGGCGCCTGCGCGCGCCGGCCCCCGGCTGGCACGCCTGGTCGGCGGTGGTGGACGACGCCTGGTCGGTTTCGGCCGTCTGGCTGCCGGCGCGGGGCGCGGATCATCGCCGCGATCGCGCCGACGGCGCCGTCATTCCTGTCTGGCGAGCCGCGCGCGGGGCCGCGTCGCCGCGCATCGTGCCGGCCGGGCAATGGCCCTGATCAGGGCGTCAGGGCCTGGGCCACTTCCGCGCAAGCCAGCCGCAGGCAATGGACGAAACCGTGATGCAGGGCCGACATGGGATCGTCCGCATGCACCAGCGCGCCGATATGGAAATGCACCGGCGGATCCAGGCGGCGAATCGACAGGCCTGGGCGCGAGATGCCGTGGGCGCTGTAGGCGTCCACGATGGC
Above is a genomic segment from Bordetella genomosp. 11 containing:
- a CDS encoding NAD(P)/FAD-dependent oxidoreductase, encoding MEKHEVVIIGAGPAGAVAAGLLRRHGHDVLVLERQRFPRFSIGESLLAHCIEFIEEAGMLPAVQAAGFQEKNGAAFAWGERYTAFDFRDKFSPGPGTTFQVLRSRFDQILADEAARQGAEVRYEQEVVAADFSGDQPLLSVRAAGAQDAPVRKIAARFVLDASGYGRVLARLLDLERPSGLPPRKALFTHIEDRIDDPGFDRGKILISVHPDHPGVWFWTIPFSGGRCSLGVVGGDDLIGDTPDHMARLRELVEGAPNLKRLLARAVWDTPANAIGGYSASVTTLHGPGFALLGNAAEFLDPVFSSGVTIALHSSKLAADALHRQLGGATVDWQREFAEPLMAGVETFRTYVEGWYTGAFRDVVFYERAQPDIRRMISSILAGYAWDRKNPFVAEHARRLRTLAEICAMSGPSAGGAAHSLEPTA
- a CDS encoding MMPL family transporter, giving the protein MISSPDRRMARERRLTVLFRIALALVICLGLWECRHGWPVSSSLLDLVPVAQGDALRQRADDRIQEPLQRQVIALVSADDRERAVELARGMGHAWRHSGLFADVQVDVDVDVDGVRKQLLSQPLALLPPRARDTLIRDPASYAARRVRELANPFSSTGLVPADDDLLGLSHAAERALRTPGAVQLDLVSGTLIAHDGTRDWVLVRAQTSGDAFDGASPGQVARLVDETRASVVKDGGRMLVAGGPLYAAEGRARAAGESTWISAMAVLGIIALLLLTMRGWRSLLAFVPVAVGLLCGAVACVALFGTIHILTLVVGASLIGIAIDFPMHLLAKRYGMPDWQAWPALHRVLPGLTISLAVTMVGYLALVFTPFPALTQTAVFSAAGLFGAYACTVCELPNWLRGWQPRPFTPLLSLAQALLRRLALWSGRRPTLPWLAAGIALVSIAGISHLRVQDDLRQWLALPAPLLQQAQQIGRITGIQPTSQYYLVRAADTNALWERQNALDTRLDALVKAKALDSYLSLNQLVAPEGAQRALLDALRDPNWRARLVPSFEAVGIPAQAVIQQVDALAAQEPVTVDKVLQGPLGQSRRMLWLGQDHGQVAAMVVLQGLHDPAAAQAAAQGLEGVSFVDRSGQLNETFTQTRIRAAELKLLSYVAAGALLWLTLGRSATWRLLAVPLTATACTLATLGLLGQPLTLFSLFGLLLVSAIGLDYAIVMYERVAGAAASFVGIVLAAATTVLSFGLLAFSSTPAISNFGMSVGIGVAFCVLWAPWVRPAGDAMPAVSANHIKKA
- a CDS encoding LolA family protein — protein: MTARRQGWIRRIAAAVLLAASAAPAWAFDLNDLQAQLREAPVVRGQFVQQKFLRSLPQPLTSTGLFTLSAQDGLLWELRAPLHQDLLLTSSAIFRRDDGGKWQALPQAVGAGRETRMFLTVLSGDTRSLQDNFDISLSGSAGDWQLVMTPKAALLKQIFTDIRISGGKLVQRIELRETQGDKTVMEMKNTRADTKLNDDERRDFES
- a CDS encoding acyl-CoA thioesterase; this encodes MRKRGVFAVETAVTVPFFDVDSMNVVWHGHYVKYLEQARCELLDALGYGYDAMFASGYAWPVIDLQLRYMNPAVFGQRVIVRAELVEWENRLKIHYLITDAGSGTRLTRGSSVQVAVRMDNREMQLVSPPALLDAVRKVLA
- a CDS encoding LpxL/LpxP family acyltransferase, whose product is MTHPPPTRHWAAQRERGAPFLMRLTARAARVFGRGAMRPVVAMIVFYFYCFSPRARRSIAEYQQRLRHAGAAHALPARRPVYGQFRAFADAILDKLDVWQGRLTARDVVIQDPHDLHAQMRAGRGQILVGSHLGNLEVCRALVERGGQLTLNVLVHTRHAEAFNQLLAQAGASRLRLIQVTELDAAIMLQLNDRIERGEWLAIAGDRVPVRGGRVVDVDFLGAPAAFPQGPWLLAALLKCPANVLFCTKIDGRYRIALERLADRVELPRGRREEGVRQWAQRYADRLARECRDAPQQWFNFYPFWSRHA
- a CDS encoding glycosyltransferase family 2 protein; the protein is MTTHRLCAVIPVYNHGDTVGDVVERVLAHGIPCILVDDGSAQPCAERLDALAAAGRATLVRRPRNGGKGRAVQDGLRHAAGLGYTHALQIDADGQHALDDIPGMARASRAHPAALVGGAPAYGADAPRSRLYGRWLTRLWVWINTLSTDIPDAMCGFRVYPLAPVLALLERRDPGDRMDFDIAVLVLLHWRGVPMIWCPTRVIYPAGGVSHFQGLRDNARISAMHARLFFGMLPRAPGLIARKFRKQKTPA
- a CDS encoding AMP-binding protein → MAWMDLAGLLAGERPDVRYAHDPMMSHDDFVRDALSAAGALRARGVRHAGLWFEDAALLAVALFACWRAGIVAVLAGDARPASCAAIDRDVGLWLSDQPALPVPPGRHHTLAGLAGSAPPLAPCMLDPRDGGVVLCTSGSSGQPKRIRKQWTQLIAEITALESVWAWSAAPACVLGSVSPQHMYGLPFRVLWPLASGRAIGRRQLAFPEALQQASLPHGTFAWIASPALLKRLGTQLDWDALAGGIAQIFSAGGPLPGTVSDLLDSRLGCRPTEIYGSSETGAVAWRRGDGAWTPLPGAAAGVQDGALWVRSAWLESGDRFQTADAATLDGPGFRLQGRLDRIVKLEEKRIALPGLEERLMEHPHVREARLGMAGTPRLTALVALAPSGIHALRNQGRKAVIDALRAHMAATVEPLGVPRHWRLMRELPWNAQGKLPQDSFAAAATRPRAPVAQLRSATESADGVRELRLGMEVPLDLAHFNGHFAGMPVVPGVAQIEWAMDLARRHLDAALGFHGMEALKFQRLTRPGDTLDLTLTWHPARAKLYFEYRSDGQPCSSGRILAAAAAAGAAS